The nucleotide window CCCAGCGCCTCGCGCACCGGACTGCGGACCCCGTCCGCGCCAATGAGATACGCCGCATGCACGGTGGACACCGTCCCCGCCTCGCGGTCGAGCACCGTGGCCTGCACGCCCTGCGCATCCTGCGTGAAGCCCGTCAGCTCATGCCGGAAGCGCACCTCCACGCCCTGGCTCCTCGCGGCCTCCAGGAGGATGGGCTCCAGCCGGTCCTGTCCCAGGAAGACGTACGGGCACGGGCTGACATCCGTCCGCTGCGTGGACACCGTCCGCGTCTTCCACGAATGCACCGGCCCCGCGAGCGTGACGGCCACCAACTCTCCAACGACCGTGCCGGCGGGAACGGACCCGGCCCGCTCCACCTCCTCCCTCGCGCATGTGGACCGCAACAACTCCACGGTGCGCGCATGGAAGCCTCGTGCGCGGGGATGGAGCGAAGTGCCCGCGTGCTTCTCGATGACCCACGAGCGCACGCCCTGATGGGCGAGGAACAACGCCGTCGAGAGGCCCACGAGGCCACCACCGACAATGAGCACCGGGACCGGCTGCACCTGCGAGGACGGGGCGTGCATGCCCGGACACATAGGGCCCGGGCGCGCACCGCGTCCAGGCTTCTTCAGCCGCCGGACTGACGGCCTTCAATCGCGCACAGGAGCACCGCCGCGGCGATTCCCAGACGCCGATCCAACCGGCGCTGCGTGTCCACGGAGAAGTCCAGGTCGATCTTCTGGATGAACGGGTTGAAGTGCTGCTTGAAGCTGAACACCTGGTCGCTGCCCAGGGTCCCGGTGAAGGTCTGCGGGATGAGGTTGGTGAGGAAGCGCCGCACGAGCGCCAGCAGCATGCTGTCCTCCTCCACCTTGCCCACCTCCTGCCCGTCCGCGTCCAGGATGAGCCAGGTGTCGCGCAGGATGGAGCTCAGGGCCTTGCGGCGCAGCGCGCCCACGCGCTCTCCCGTCGCCGCGTCGGTGACGTCGTAGGTGGCGCCGAAGTCCAGGATGCTGCGGGCCTGGATGGTGATCAGCTCCTCCTGCATGTCCTCGCCGCTGTAGACGCGCAGGTCCTCCTTCAGCTTGAAGGCCTTCATCTTCGAGTAGAAGGCGACGTTGCCCGCCTCGTCGTAGATGTGGAACGCGCCGCCGAACAGCTTGAAGAACTTCCGGCGGAGCATGAAGCGGGTCTGGCCGAAGCGCCCGGAGGCAAGCTCACTCCGGGGACGGGTCTGGAGAGCGGAGGACATGACTCCCTCCCTAGCGCGAAGCGGCGCGCGGAGCCAGGGGCCTACGGAATGCCCTGTTGCTGCTTGCTCTTCGCCACCAGCTCGTTGGCCTTGGTGTGGATGTTGTCGAACTGCGTGCGGTAGACGTCCGAGTGGCTCTTGCCCGTCTTCGCGTCCGGGACGTTCTGGCGCGCCCAATAGCTGTCGAAGCTGGGGTCCGCGCCCTCCAGCCGCTTGCCGAACCGGTCCATCTCCTTGGGCCAGCCCTGGTTCTGGATGCCGTCCTTCATCACCTCATGGTGGCGCTTGATGCCGTCGTACTCGATGCGCTCCATGCTCTTGGCGAAGTTCTCCCGCCGGGCGGACAGGCTGCCGCCCACGTGCGGCTTGCCCAGCGCCGCGTTGACCTCGTTCTGGAAGGCGTCGCCC belongs to Corallococcus exiguus and includes:
- a CDS encoding LURP-one-related/scramblase family protein, translating into MSSALQTRPRSELASGRFGQTRFMLRRKFFKLFGGAFHIYDEAGNVAFYSKMKAFKLKEDLRVYSGEDMQEELITIQARSILDFGATYDVTDAATGERVGALRRKALSSILRDTWLILDADGQEVGKVEEDSMLLALVRRFLTNLIPQTFTGTLGSDQVFSFKQHFNPFIQKIDLDFSVDTQRRLDRRLGIAAAVLLCAIEGRQSGG